A single region of the Polyangiaceae bacterium genome encodes:
- a CDS encoding alpha/beta fold hydrolase produces the protein MKLGLIGNGDPASRNFDGVGPGVLALHGFGGTPLEVDLVCDAARELGLAVRAPLLAGHGQSAKLLAATRYRDWLDSARDALTALLADHDQVILVGLSMGSLLATELALAQPERVTGLGLLANAFWLAEPLPSRVLALYRRVALPDFLVPKAAPDIREPAARRSHLTLGAQPVRAASEVYANGQRLRARLGELRCPVYLAHGALDRVCPAANLERVATRLGGPSLRTRLQPRAGHIVTRDYGAEDVRADLTCFFSDLRASHTPAEPDLRASHTPVEP, from the coding sequence GTGAAGCTTGGGCTGATCGGCAACGGGGATCCCGCTTCACGAAACTTCGACGGCGTGGGCCCCGGCGTGCTCGCGCTGCACGGCTTCGGCGGGACGCCGCTCGAGGTCGACCTGGTCTGCGATGCAGCGCGCGAGCTGGGCCTCGCCGTGCGCGCTCCGCTCTTGGCGGGTCACGGGCAGAGCGCAAAGCTCCTCGCTGCGACGCGCTATCGGGACTGGCTCGATAGCGCTCGAGACGCCTTGACGGCCCTGCTCGCCGACCACGACCAGGTCATCCTGGTGGGGCTATCCATGGGCAGCCTGCTCGCCACAGAGCTCGCCCTGGCCCAGCCCGAGCGCGTGACTGGTTTGGGCCTCCTGGCCAATGCCTTCTGGCTCGCGGAGCCCCTGCCCTCGCGGGTCTTGGCGCTCTACCGCCGCGTCGCGCTGCCAGACTTTCTGGTGCCCAAGGCGGCGCCAGACATTCGCGAACCCGCGGCGCGTCGCAGCCACCTGACCCTGGGCGCGCAGCCCGTCCGCGCCGCGTCGGAGGTCTACGCCAACGGCCAGCGCCTGCGCGCGCGCCTCGGCGAGCTGCGCTGTCCCGTCTACCTGGCCCACGGCGCCCTGGATCGCGTTTGCCCCGCTGCCAACCTCGAGCGAGTCGCGACGCGGTTGGGCGGCCCGTCGCTACGCACTCGCCTTCAGCCGCGCGCGGGTCACATCGTGACCCGTGACTACGGCGCCGAGGACGTGCGCGCGGATTTGACGTGCTTCTTCTCGGATCTGCGCGCGTCTCACACGCCGGCAGAACCAGATCTGCGCGCGTCTCACACGCCGGTCGAACCGTAG
- the dut gene encoding dUTP diphosphatase, giving the protein METTLLLKRVGPVEVPLPSYQTDAAAGMDLCAALERPVVIEPGARRLIPTGLSLAIAAGFEGQVRPRSGLALRAGIGIVNAPGTIDADYRGEVGIVLINHGNEPFTVEPLARIAQLVIAPVARARLHWVEELPPTPRGAGGYGSTGV; this is encoded by the coding sequence ATGGAAACCACGCTCTTGCTGAAGCGCGTGGGGCCTGTCGAAGTCCCTCTGCCGAGCTACCAAACCGACGCGGCCGCCGGCATGGACTTGTGCGCGGCGCTGGAACGCCCCGTCGTGATCGAACCGGGGGCGCGACGACTGATCCCCACGGGGCTCTCGCTCGCCATCGCGGCGGGGTTCGAAGGCCAGGTGCGCCCGCGCTCAGGGCTCGCCCTTCGCGCGGGGATTGGCATCGTCAACGCGCCTGGAACGATCGACGCCGACTACCGCGGCGAAGTCGGCATCGTGCTCATCAATCACGGGAACGAGCCCTTCACCGTGGAGCCCCTCGCGCGCATCGCTCAGCTCGTGATCGCGCCGGTCGCACGCGCCCGGCTGCACTGGGTAGAGGAGCTTCCGCCCACGCCGCGCGGCGCGGGGGGCTACGGTTCGACCGGCGTGTGA
- a CDS encoding AAA family ATPase — protein MASPLSQRLRQVADTLDNQFLGKSEVIRLLLIAIVAREHAVLIGPPGTAKSALLRTLAHLLDARYFEYLLTRFTEPNEIFGPVDIQAFRDGHYQRRTTGMLPESEIVFLDEVFKSNSAILNALLTLLNERLYSSGGQVVQCPLISAFGASNEVPTDESLSALFDRFLLRIRSDNLDAYHFNELLDLGVRHEVKKLKRQKTEPLVSAADLHAMTDDLAKRLSFSEAFLSSYKGLIFQIRAEGITVSDRRVVKMLKLFAASAYLDARDQADNSDLFVLKHIWNAEDQAPILEQIVQPVLEAFYRENPNRRRVGALGIGLEALSAEVDRIRHVLTGAAPPSDLQLFSQLKALGEIKTALAQIPDTDARQLEQRVVQLLDATLKSGRFAEL, from the coding sequence ATGGCTTCCCCGCTATCCCAACGCCTACGCCAAGTCGCCGACACCCTCGACAACCAGTTTTTGGGCAAGAGCGAGGTCATACGCCTGCTGCTGATCGCCATCGTGGCGCGAGAGCATGCAGTGCTGATTGGCCCCCCGGGCACTGCCAAGAGTGCGCTGCTCCGCACCCTCGCGCACCTGCTCGACGCGCGCTACTTCGAGTATCTGCTCACGCGTTTCACGGAACCGAACGAGATCTTCGGCCCTGTGGACATCCAAGCCTTTCGGGACGGGCACTACCAGCGCCGCACGACGGGAATGCTGCCCGAGAGCGAGATCGTGTTCCTGGACGAGGTGTTCAAGTCCAACAGTGCCATTCTCAACGCGCTGTTGACCCTACTCAATGAACGCCTCTACTCCAGTGGCGGTCAAGTGGTGCAGTGCCCGTTGATCAGCGCCTTTGGCGCCAGCAACGAGGTACCCACGGACGAGAGTCTGAGCGCGCTGTTCGATCGCTTCTTGCTGCGCATTCGCAGCGACAATCTCGACGCCTACCACTTCAACGAACTGCTGGACCTCGGCGTGCGCCACGAGGTCAAGAAGCTGAAGCGACAGAAGACCGAACCCCTGGTCAGCGCCGCCGATCTTCACGCCATGACCGACGACTTGGCCAAACGTCTATCCTTCTCAGAGGCGTTCCTGTCGTCCTACAAGGGCTTGATATTTCAGATCCGTGCCGAAGGCATCACCGTCAGTGACCGCCGAGTGGTCAAGATGCTGAAGCTGTTTGCGGCCAGCGCGTACTTGGATGCTCGCGATCAGGCCGACAACAGTGATCTCTTCGTGCTCAAGCACATCTGGAATGCCGAGGATCAGGCCCCGATCCTGGAGCAAATCGTGCAGCCGGTGTTGGAGGCCTTCTACCGCGAGAACCCCAACCGCCGTCGCGTTGGCGCGTTGGGCATCGGTCTGGAGGCGCTGTCCGCGGAGGTGGATCGAATTCGCCACGTGCTCACTGGTGCGGCGCCGCCAAGCGATCTGCAGCTCTTCAGCCAACTGAAGGCCCTCGGCGAAATCAAGACCGCTCTCGCTCAGATCCCTGATACCGACGCGCGTCAGCTCGAGCAGCGCGTGGTGCAGCTTCTCGACGCCACCCTGAAGAGCGGACGTTTCGCGGAGCTGTGA
- the bamD gene encoding outer membrane protein assembly factor BamD — MRSGPALAAAALLTLLAPACAKPPPADSPLQYTENAKRDYDEALDAYFDRDWELAISLMQEVKRKYGYSRYARLADLRIADAMYHQEKWAESIGAYKAFVHDYPNDPEVPYARYKVAKALFEQSGESILLPPLEERDLANVHEAYGTVRAILQDYPGYKHTRELEYMLQSVSGLLARHELFVARFYLKEDNFEAAVNRCQYALRNYEGSGLEAEAMVLLGETYMKMKKRRKARSVLEQMLANYPDSPFRSAAEGLLKMLGGPGVSPANAPRAAR, encoded by the coding sequence ATGCGCTCCGGACCTGCCCTCGCCGCCGCGGCCCTGCTGACGCTGTTGGCCCCCGCTTGCGCCAAGCCGCCGCCTGCCGACAGTCCCCTGCAGTACACGGAGAACGCGAAGCGGGACTACGACGAGGCGCTCGACGCCTACTTCGACCGCGACTGGGAGCTGGCCATCAGCTTGATGCAAGAGGTCAAGCGCAAGTACGGCTACAGCCGCTATGCGCGCCTCGCGGATCTGCGCATCGCCGATGCCATGTACCACCAGGAGAAGTGGGCGGAGTCCATTGGTGCCTACAAGGCTTTCGTCCACGACTACCCCAACGACCCAGAGGTGCCCTACGCCCGCTACAAAGTGGCGAAGGCCCTGTTCGAGCAGTCCGGCGAGTCGATCTTGCTTCCGCCCCTCGAAGAACGCGATCTGGCGAACGTGCACGAGGCCTACGGGACCGTACGCGCCATTTTGCAGGACTATCCGGGCTACAAACACACGCGAGAGCTCGAATACATGCTGCAATCCGTGTCGGGGCTGCTCGCGCGCCATGAACTCTTCGTCGCGCGTTTCTATCTCAAAGAAGACAACTTCGAGGCCGCCGTCAACCGCTGTCAGTACGCCCTGCGCAACTACGAGGGGTCGGGCTTGGAAGCCGAAGCCATGGTCCTGCTGGGGGAGACCTACATGAAGATGAAGAAGCGCCGCAAGGCGCGCAGCGTGCTGGAGCAAATGCTCGCCAACTACCCGGACAGTCCGTTTCGGTCGGCGGCGGAGGGGTTGCTGAAGATGTTGGGGGGCCCTGGGGTTTCTCCCGCGAACGCACCACGGGCGGCGCGATGA
- a CDS encoding sigma-54 dependent transcriptional regulator: MSEAGREALAPVMPTVLVVDDEKNIRRTLDMVLSGEGYRVLEAESAEQALETLQNPSQPVDLAIFDLKLPKMSGLEALERLRADEIELPVIVISGHATVHDAVNAIKLGASDFFEKPLNRERVLVSVQNCIRTARLSRTVEQMREELETRYEMIGTSPLMQRLYQDIDKVAPTKASVLITGESGTGKELVSRAIHRLSPRRDAPFIKVNCAAIPRELIESELFGHEKGSFTGAQARKRGFFEQAHGGTLFLDEIGDMDLAAQAKVLRALQNGEVVRVGSEHVIQVDVRVLAATNKDLAKEVQAGSFREDLFFRLDVFPIRVPALRDRPDDISILAEAFVQSFCKENGLRQKKIDPSMMAALRQRKWPGNVRELKNVVERAAILSSDVITIADLPEDPHDSPFDDEEASGGTSRLSAPPPAINADGDRLTLREYRDAAERSYIVSTLNDFDWNISKTAVALGVERTNLHKKIRAYGIARGES; the protein is encoded by the coding sequence ATGAGCGAGGCCGGTCGCGAAGCGCTCGCCCCCGTCATGCCGACGGTGCTCGTCGTCGACGACGAAAAGAACATCCGCCGCACCCTCGACATGGTGCTGTCCGGCGAAGGCTATCGCGTTCTGGAGGCGGAAAGCGCAGAACAGGCGCTGGAAACCCTGCAGAACCCTAGCCAACCCGTGGACTTGGCGATCTTCGACCTGAAGCTGCCCAAGATGAGCGGGCTGGAAGCGCTCGAGCGCCTCCGCGCGGACGAGATCGAGCTCCCGGTCATCGTGATCAGCGGCCACGCCACGGTCCACGACGCGGTCAATGCGATCAAGCTGGGGGCGAGCGACTTCTTCGAGAAGCCGCTGAATCGCGAGCGCGTGCTCGTCAGCGTTCAGAACTGCATCCGCACGGCGCGACTGAGTCGCACCGTGGAGCAGATGCGCGAAGAGCTGGAAACGCGCTACGAGATGATCGGGACCAGCCCGCTGATGCAGCGGCTGTACCAGGACATCGACAAGGTGGCGCCCACGAAGGCCAGCGTGCTGATCACGGGCGAAAGCGGCACGGGCAAAGAGCTCGTCAGCCGAGCGATTCACCGCCTGTCGCCCCGCCGGGACGCGCCCTTCATCAAGGTCAACTGCGCCGCCATTCCCCGCGAACTGATCGAGAGCGAGCTCTTCGGTCACGAGAAGGGGTCTTTCACCGGCGCCCAGGCGCGAAAGCGCGGCTTCTTCGAGCAGGCCCACGGCGGCACGCTGTTCCTCGACGAGATCGGCGACATGGACTTGGCCGCTCAGGCCAAAGTGCTGCGGGCGCTGCAGAACGGCGAAGTGGTGCGGGTCGGTTCCGAGCACGTCATTCAGGTCGACGTGCGCGTGCTGGCGGCCACCAACAAGGATTTGGCCAAGGAGGTCCAGGCCGGGAGCTTCCGCGAGGATCTGTTCTTCCGCCTCGACGTCTTCCCCATTCGGGTGCCCGCTCTGCGCGACCGACCCGACGACATCTCGATTCTGGCCGAAGCCTTCGTGCAGAGCTTCTGCAAGGAAAACGGCCTGCGCCAGAAGAAGATCGACCCCAGCATGATGGCGGCGCTGCGACAGCGGAAGTGGCCCGGCAACGTGCGCGAGCTCAAGAACGTCGTGGAGCGCGCGGCGATCCTGTCTAGCGACGTGATCACCATCGCGGATCTACCCGAGGATCCCCACGACAGTCCCTTCGACGACGAAGAGGCCAGCGGGGGAACCTCGCGCCTGTCCGCGCCGCCGCCAGCGATCAATGCCGACGGGGATCGCCTGACTCTGCGAGAGTATCGCGATGCGGCCGAGCGTTCCTACATCGTCTCGACCCTGAACGACTTCGATTGGAACATCTCCAAGACCGCCGTGGCCCTCGGGGTGGAGCGCACGAACCTGCACAAGAAGATCCGCGCCTACGGTATCGCGCGCGGAGAGTCGTGA
- the greA gene encoding transcription elongation factor GreA: MPEKVPMTPRGAERLREELTRLKEERPKISREIGIAREHGDLSENAEYHAAKERQGMVEARIKDLEDKIARAEVIDPTTLTGTRVRFGATVTLTNLDTDEDSTYQIVGADEANLDQGTISISAPLARALIGREVGDEVTVKLPAGIRNYEVVSVEYR; encoded by the coding sequence ATGCCTGAGAAAGTCCCCATGACCCCCCGTGGTGCCGAGCGCCTGCGCGAAGAGCTGACCCGGTTGAAGGAGGAACGCCCGAAGATCTCTCGCGAAATCGGCATCGCGCGCGAGCACGGCGACCTCAGCGAGAACGCCGAGTACCACGCGGCCAAGGAGCGTCAGGGCATGGTGGAGGCCCGCATCAAGGACTTGGAGGACAAGATCGCTCGGGCGGAGGTCATCGATCCGACCACGCTGACGGGCACGCGCGTCCGCTTTGGCGCGACTGTCACCCTCACCAATCTCGATACCGACGAGGACAGCACCTATCAGATCGTCGGTGCGGACGAGGCCAACCTGGACCAGGGGACGATCAGCATCTCCGCGCCCCTTGCCCGAGCGCTGATCGGACGAGAAGTCGGCGACGAGGTGACCGTGAAGTTGCCAGCGGGCATTCGCAACTACGAGGTCGTCAGCGTCGAGTACCGCTGA